In Trichomycterus rosablanca isolate fTriRos1 chromosome 20, fTriRos1.hap1, whole genome shotgun sequence, one DNA window encodes the following:
- the LOC134334104 gene encoding collagen alpha-2(IV) chain-like isoform X2, with protein MGEILESCGGRDCSACQCLAVKGSRGSPGATGEQGPLGPPGFSGEPGPPGQKGYRGYEGFPGVSGPRGDAGSRGQPGYPGLNGVPGHPGLDGPPGLPGLDGCNGIMGDPGLNGCYGENGLPGPMVT; from the exons GGAGAGATCCTAGAGTCGTGTGGTGGGCGAGACTGCAGTGCGTGTCAATGTTTGGCAGTCAAAGGTTCCAGG GGATCACCTGGTGCTACTGGGGAACAGGGTCCTCTAGGGCCTCCAGGTTTTTCAGGAGAACCGGGGCCACCCGGACAAAAAGGATACCGTGGATATGAGGGATTTCCTGGTGTGTCTGGACCAAGAGGAGATGCA GGCAGTAGAGGACAACCTGGATATCCTGGATTGAACGGAGTCCCT GGTCATCCCGGACTAGATGGCCCTCCTGGTCTTCCAGGATTAGATGGCTGCAATGGAATCATGGGAGACCCAGGATTAAACGGCTGTTATGGAGAAAATGGATTACCTGGACCAATGGTTACATAA